In candidate division KSB1 bacterium, the following proteins share a genomic window:
- a CDS encoding sigma-54 dependent transcriptional regulator, translated as MLEQAKILIVEDNTDLCQTLAEVFRKSGHKVLTAFTGADAKRILKSEIIDLALLDLRLPDMLGIKVLEFAKEVDPDIMVIMMTALANDPKPAVEAMKVGAFDYLTKPFELDEVKLVVAKALETVSLKREVSRLKQQQRDKFPGTELFGNSRVMQEIKNMIRIVSETPRTSVLIQGESGTGKELVANTVHQWSSRRDKPFVPINCSAIPESLLESELFGHEKGAFTDAKTLKKGIFELADTGTIFLDEISSMRLALQPKLLRVLETQTFRRIGGTADIQIDVRLVAATNRDLQEMVREGSFREDLYYRLKVMVIVLPPLRERTEDIIPLASLFIERNNHEFNKNITGISPEAEELLRLYQWPGNVRELKNVIERAVILCQDSVLKPEHLPMELRDEKSRNSVFFAAPLSAAGGMNPPLSLEQMEKIHIQNVLAQNKGNKSRTARALNISRSTLREKMRLYQIPG; from the coding sequence GTGCTCGAACAAGCCAAAATTCTGATCGTGGAAGACAACACCGATCTCTGCCAAACGCTGGCGGAAGTGTTCCGCAAGAGCGGGCACAAGGTGTTGACGGCGTTCACCGGTGCCGATGCCAAGCGAATTCTCAAAAGCGAGATCATCGATCTCGCGCTGCTGGATTTGCGCCTGCCCGACATGCTCGGCATCAAGGTGCTGGAATTTGCCAAGGAGGTCGATCCCGACATCATGGTGATCATGATGACCGCGCTCGCCAATGATCCCAAGCCCGCGGTCGAAGCCATGAAAGTCGGCGCTTTCGACTATCTCACCAAACCTTTCGAACTCGACGAAGTCAAGCTGGTGGTGGCCAAGGCGCTGGAGACCGTGAGCCTCAAGCGCGAAGTCTCCCGGCTGAAGCAGCAGCAACGCGACAAATTTCCCGGCACCGAGCTGTTCGGCAACAGCCGCGTCATGCAGGAAATCAAGAACATGATCCGCATCGTGAGCGAGACGCCGCGCACCTCGGTGCTGATTCAGGGTGAAAGCGGCACCGGCAAGGAGCTGGTGGCCAACACCGTGCACCAGTGGAGCAGCCGTCGCGACAAGCCCTTCGTGCCCATCAACTGCAGCGCGATCCCCGAAAGCCTGCTGGAATCCGAGCTCTTCGGCCATGAGAAGGGCGCCTTCACTGACGCCAAGACGCTGAAGAAGGGCATCTTCGAGCTGGCTGACACCGGCACCATCTTTCTCGACGAAATTTCCAGCATGCGCCTGGCCCTGCAGCCCAAGCTGCTGCGGGTGCTGGAAACGCAAACCTTCCGCCGCATCGGCGGCACTGCCGACATCCAGATCGACGTGCGCCTGGTGGCGGCCACCAACCGCGATTTGCAGGAAATGGTGCGCGAAGGCTCGTTCCGCGAGGATTTGTATTACCGCCTCAAGGTGATGGTGATTGTGCTGCCGCCCTTGCGCGAGCGCACCGAAGACATCATTCCGCTGGCCTCGCTGTTCATCGAGCGCAACAATCATGAGTTCAACAAAAACATCACCGGCATCTCGCCCGAGGCGGAGGAGCTGCTGCGCCTCTACCAGTGGCCCGGCAACGTGCGCGAGCTGAAGAACGTCATCGAGCGCGCGGTGATCCTCTGCCAGGATTCCGTGCTCAAGCCCGAACATTTGCCGATGGAGCTGCGCGATGAAAAGAGCCGCAATTCGGTTTTCTTCGCGGCTCCGCTTTCTGCCGCCGGCGGGATGAATCCCCCCCTTTCACTCGAACAGATGGAGAAGATTCACATTCAAAATGTGCTGGCGCAAAACAAGGGCAACAAGTCCCGCACTGCCCGTGCCCTCAACATCTCCCGCTCCACCCTGCGCGAGAAGATGCGACTCTATCAAATCCCGGGATGA
- a CDS encoding response regulator, whose product MNENLSNKCILIVDDEDDLTWSIAKTLEKNDRHFQVVCAADGNAALAVLAQRRVDVVVSDIRMPGRDGLQLLEDIRRDHPATKVIIMTAHGSHDLRREIEARGTAFYLEKPFEIRYLRQLIYEALDLAPPFRHGVSDASA is encoded by the coding sequence ATGAACGAAAATCTCAGCAACAAGTGCATCTTGATCGTCGACGATGAAGATGATCTGACCTGGAGCATCGCCAAGACGCTGGAGAAGAACGACCGGCATTTCCAGGTCGTTTGCGCGGCCGATGGCAACGCCGCCCTCGCGGTCCTGGCGCAACGGCGCGTGGATGTGGTTGTGTCGGACATTCGCATGCCGGGCCGCGACGGTCTGCAACTATTGGAAGACATCCGGCGCGATCATCCCGCCACCAAGGTGATCATCATGACCGCGCACGGCTCGCATGATCTCCGCCGGGAGATCGAAGCGCGCGGCACCGCCTTCTATCTCGAAAAGCCCTTCGAAATCCGCTATCTCCGCCAACTCATCTATGAAGCGCTGGATTTGGCCCCGCCTTTCCGGCACGGTGTGTCTGACGCCAGCGCATGA
- a CDS encoding LysM domain-containing protein produces MKKILLAGFCGLIMLLVLVHDSVLLSRRRWLETPRLHKVQKGESLSKLAKEHYGEAGYWRELALVNRAPNPDHLEPEEQILLPAASVIVNLRKARTITGVNTLVEQQQLLAQQAGRQGSASARSTATATSMPVPAPEVNHTPVTEPAPMPAPQRSQPEPDIPQSQPEASGDRSWFWLILGLVLLGGLVAFVFYRRRQEGQAAQEQREQEGLFRRRPTPVEEAAGTGENPQNFPNDRRSLMLRKNAAVDTTA; encoded by the coding sequence ATGAAGAAAATTCTGCTGGCCGGATTTTGCGGCCTGATTATGCTGCTGGTGCTGGTGCATGACAGCGTGCTGCTGAGCCGGCGGCGCTGGCTGGAGACACCGCGCTTGCACAAAGTGCAAAAGGGTGAATCGCTCAGCAAGCTGGCCAAAGAGCATTACGGCGAAGCCGGTTATTGGCGGGAGCTGGCACTGGTCAATCGCGCCCCCAATCCCGATCACCTCGAGCCGGAAGAGCAGATCCTGCTGCCCGCCGCCAGTGTGATCGTAAATCTGCGCAAAGCCCGCACGATCACCGGCGTCAACACCCTGGTCGAACAACAACAGCTCCTGGCGCAGCAGGCGGGCCGGCAAGGCAGCGCCTCAGCGCGATCGACCGCAACCGCCACCTCCATGCCCGTTCCGGCGCCCGAAGTGAATCACACGCCGGTGACTGAACCGGCGCCGATGCCGGCACCGCAGAGGTCGCAGCCTGAGCCGGACATCCCACAATCGCAGCCGGAGGCTTCCGGTGATCGGTCCTGGTTTTGGTTGATTCTTGGCCTGGTGTTGCTCGGCGGTCTGGTGGCATTCGTGTTCTATCGTCGCCGCCAGGAGGGACAGGCCGCACAGGAGCAGAGGGAACAGGAGGGTCTGTTCCGTCGCCGGCCAACCCCGGTGGAGGAAGCTGCCGGCACAGGAGAGAATCCGCAAAATTTTCCCAACGATCGCCGGTCCCTCATGCTCAGAAAAAACGCCGCGGTGGACACCACCGCCTGA
- a CDS encoding sigma-54 dependent transcriptional regulator, with the protein MNSERDQILLADDEPEVLFGLETLLQDSYRILTATSGGQAWHLLQAEDIAVALVDLTLPDLDGLQVLQRVRKNRLASQLILITGHGSIDTAVEAMRQGAYDYLTKPVESRRLRQVVAKAAEKYRLQLSNRALARQLRALTSYEDLLGQSEAMREVYRLIETVAGTDATVLLTGESGTGKELVARAIHRRSHRRQARFVALNCSALPGEILENELFGHEKGAFTGALGEKPGCFELADGGTLFFDEIGEMPFELQAKLLRALEERSFRRLGGREEIRVDVRLISATNRDVRAAVRDKVLREDLFYRLAVVEIELPPLRERLSDLPLLVNDFIARFAEKNAKQVEGISREALDLLRRYSWPGNVRELRNVIERAVILCPGREITVTDLPKHLASAENTTALTLPPDTTLAEAERLLILRTLARHQNNKTKTAEVLGISVKTLHNKLARYQNEAS; encoded by the coding sequence GTGAATTCCGAACGTGATCAAATTCTGCTGGCGGATGACGAACCCGAAGTGCTCTTCGGGTTGGAGACGCTGCTTCAGGATTCCTATCGCATCCTCACGGCCACCAGCGGCGGGCAGGCCTGGCACCTGTTGCAGGCGGAAGACATTGCCGTGGCGCTGGTCGATCTTACCCTGCCGGATCTCGACGGTCTGCAGGTGTTGCAGCGCGTGCGGAAAAACCGGCTGGCGAGCCAGTTGATTCTGATTACCGGCCACGGCAGCATCGACACCGCCGTCGAGGCCATGCGCCAGGGTGCCTATGATTATCTCACCAAGCCGGTGGAAAGCAGGCGGCTGCGCCAGGTGGTGGCCAAAGCCGCGGAGAAATACCGCCTGCAGCTTTCCAATCGGGCGCTGGCGCGGCAACTGCGCGCCCTCACCAGCTACGAGGATTTGCTCGGGCAGAGCGAGGCCATGCGCGAGGTTTACCGGCTGATCGAAACCGTGGCCGGCACCGATGCCACGGTGTTGCTCACCGGTGAAAGCGGCACCGGCAAGGAGCTGGTGGCGCGTGCCATTCATCGCCGCAGCCACCGCCGCCAGGCCCGCTTTGTTGCGTTGAATTGCTCGGCCCTGCCCGGCGAAATCCTGGAAAACGAGTTGTTCGGCCATGAAAAGGGCGCCTTTACCGGTGCGCTCGGCGAGAAGCCCGGCTGCTTCGAGCTGGCGGATGGCGGCACCCTGTTTTTCGATGAAATCGGCGAGATGCCCTTCGAGCTGCAGGCCAAGCTGCTGCGCGCCCTGGAAGAACGCAGTTTTCGCCGGCTGGGCGGCCGCGAGGAAATCCGCGTCGACGTGCGCCTGATTTCCGCCACCAACCGCGATGTGCGCGCCGCGGTGCGCGACAAAGTCCTGCGCGAGGATCTGTTCTACCGCCTGGCGGTGGTGGAAATCGAGCTGCCGCCTTTGCGCGAACGTCTGAGCGATCTGCCGCTGCTGGTGAATGATTTCATAGCGCGCTTTGCTGAAAAAAACGCCAAACAGGTCGAGGGCATCTCCCGTGAGGCACTCGACCTGTTGCGGCGTTACTCCTGGCCCGGCAACGTGCGCGAACTGCGCAACGTCATCGAACGCGCGGTGATTCTCTGCCCCGGCCGCGAAATCACCGTCACCGACCTGCCCAAACACCTCGCCAGCGCGGAAAACACCACGGCGCTCACTCTTCCGCCCGACACCACCCTGGCAGAGGCCGAACGCCTGCTGATCCTGCGCACGCTGGCACGGCACCAAAACAACAAAACCAAAACCGCCGAAGTTTTGGGCATCAGCGTGAAGACCCTGCACAACAAGCTGGCGCGATATCAGAATGAGGCCTCGTGA